CAAAAGAGGCCGTCTCAGAGCTTGCAAGGCTTGGGATAACGACCATGATGGCAACTGGCGACGGCATGGAGGCAGCCCTCGAAATAGCGGGGCAGGCAGGAATAGAAAACGTAAGATGGGAGGTCCGTCCCGAGGACAAGCTCTCGATAGTCAGGGAGACCCAGAGCAGGGGCAAAAAGGTCCTGATGGCCGGAGACGGGATAAACGACGCTGCGGCACTCAAGGGAGCCCATGTCGGAGTGGCTATGGGCGGAGGCATGGACCTCGCGGTCGACAGCGCGGATATAGTGATCCTGAAGGGCGGCATCTCAAAGATAGTATCTGCTGTTAAAATATCTGATAAGACCTGGCAGGTCATTCGCCAGAACCTTTTCGGCGCATTTTTTTACAACATAATAGCTATACCGCTTGCGATGCTTGGCCTTTTGCACCCCCTGGCCGCTGAGCTTGCCATGGCTGCAAGCTCAATAACAGTTATTCTGAACTCGCTCCGCATCTCAGGTTCGGCGGAGAAATAAAAAGGAGGAGACAATAATGAAAAAATTTACGCTCTTGATACCGGATATGATGTGCGGCCACTGTGAGAAACGGATCCGTGAAGCTGTGGCATCGCTTGGAGGAAACGTGACCTCACTTGACCTTGAGACTAAGATAGTTGTCGCCGAAGCGGACGTTTCAGAAGAAGAACTGATCAACGCTATAGATGATGCGGGGTACGATGCACAGATAAAGAGCTGACATTTTTTTGCTGCACCTGGATCCTCTTTTGCAGCGTTAAGCAGGATATGGCAAATTAAGTGAAAATACCTTAAACAACACGAGCAATATGATAGAATCATTTCAGATAAGGGGGAATCAGAATGAAAAAGACATCGATTTTAGCCATAACAGCTCTCATTATGCTGCTTTCGGCAGGACAAGTCTTCGCGCACCCCCCGAAAAGCCCCGCCATTTCCTGGGACAAGGCCTCGGAGACCCTGACCGTTACAGCTGAGCACAGCGTCAACGATCCGCAGAAACATTACATCCTCACCCTCACTGTGTTTGAAGGC
The genomic region above belongs to Synergistaceae bacterium DZ-S4 and contains:
- a CDS encoding heavy-metal-associated domain-containing protein; the encoded protein is MKKFTLLIPDMMCGHCEKRIREAVASLGGNVTSLDLETKIVVAEADVSEEELINAIDDAGYDAQIKS